A genomic region of Ammospiza nelsoni isolate bAmmNel1 chromosome 3, bAmmNel1.pri, whole genome shotgun sequence contains the following coding sequences:
- the ABCC10 gene encoding ATP-binding cassette sub-family C member 10, whose amino-acid sequence MENILASLCGTSPEDPLPVWVRGSVGHCFNQLTLSVIPHVILAVVSACFLGTPRSGSGVPCRPSWGWRIAASFGLAGLFLADTIPATISQQELGPVYLEVLANGTAALAWLVHGFALLMLHRSIHGFTRGPAALALLTLLPLPSSIITLLWYCHSGTAWSPAHPGASARFAILCLQLASMLAYVVSYLFPTAARQDFLSINRSWQEDQPISGPGIPVPDQQRVAEDGESLLSRFFYTWMNPLMKRGYQHKLNQPQDVYVLPHQLQAAQVCDRFYSCWQKKAALQQAEEETESLTSPIIAGDDGSSDAPDSSYHAQKAVRLLSVLHAAFGLRFYTLGLLKLADSLLGFSGPLLLNLLVNFMESRQEPLSHGILYALGLFAGSFLGALLRSQFRYEMNKVALMVRAAVISAVYRKALRVSGTSLARFTVGEIVNFMSTDTDRLVNFCYSFHELWSLPVQLGVTLYLLYEQVGIAFLGGVALALLLVPINKIIANRIMVNNQEMLKHKDTRVKLMTEFLRGIRVIKFYAWEQHFSARIKSCRAKELQKLRIISYLDALCVYLWAALPVVISIAIFVTYVLLGNQLTATKVFTALALVGMLILPLNSFPWVLNGILEAKVSLDRIQQFFELMDQDLEAYYALDSPSDTATAVEIQCADFSWVPAEEESTRQPSSTGSLQLHIENLSVRKGMLLGVVGKVGSGKSSLLAAITGELIKQGGRVYVCDLEQGFGLATQEPWIQFTTVRKNILFGREYDARLFEEVLEACALSEDLNILPSGDQTEVGENGVTLSGGQKARIALARAVYQEKELYLLDDPLAAVDADVAKHIMWKCIFGVLKHKTRVLCTHRTEFLEKADALLLMDNGRIVKTGTPADILPLVEAFPKFKDTDKRDKDKAPNEQGREEAIKTEAEEPTQNHNLIHKEEEKKEGAVAFQVYKAYWMAMGSCLAISILFSLFLMQASRNISDWWLSYWISSISQTANTSVMACSASLPSPELLLFSTAGLVSPIQDLDKTPAPPNGSVDVNFYLIVYGSIAGANSLFTIIRAFLFAYGALRAASVIHNRLLQRVLKATVTFFDSTPTGRILNRFSSDLYCVDDSLPFILNIFLANIYGLLGMLVIMTYGLPWIGLVLLPLAVVYFFVQRYYRFTSRELKRLHSITLSPIYTHFSETLSGLSTIRAMRATKRFELENQLHLEQNQRCLFASKTVMEWLDIRLQMIGVAVVTAIAGISIIQHQKQLGNPGLVGLALSYALSVTHLLSGLIDSFTHTEMMMVSVERTEEYTTDIPMEPQDKLVQVSADWPSKGLVEFQQVVLVYRPGLPNALDGVSFTVYPGEKLGIVGRTGSGKSTLFLALFRMVEMKSGQILLDGVDSQLVGLEELRSRLAIIPQDPFLFSGSIRENLDPQGKRTDAELQEVLEQCHLWDAVTQMGGLDSELGERGRSLSVGQRQLVCLARALLTQAKVLCIDEATASVDQQTDQLLQQTIRQRFADKTVLTIAHRLNTILDSDRVLVMQAGRVAELDSPARLSQKDGSLFQHLLHSRQQ is encoded by the exons ATGGAGAACATCCTGGCTAGCTTGTGTGGGACTAGTCCAGAAGATCCACTCCCTGTGTGGGTTCGTGGCAGCGTTGGCCATTGCTTTAACCAGCTGACACTAAGTGTGATTCCTCATGTGATCCTTGCAGTGGTCAGTGCCTGCTTCCTTGGCACTCCGAG GTCTGGCTCTGGTGTGCCTTGCAGGCCAAGCTGGGGGTGGAGAATCGCTGCCTCCTTCGGACTTGCTGGCTTGTTCCTTGCTGACACCATCCCAGCCACCatttcccagcaggagctgggcccTGTGTACCTGGAAGTGCTGGCTAATGGCACCGCTGCCCTGGCATGGCTGGTGCACGGCTTCGCTCTTCTCATGCTCCACAGATCCATTCACGGATTTACCAggggccctgcagccctggctctcctCACTCTCTTGCCCCTACCTTCCTCCATCATCACCCTGCTGTGGTACTGCCACAGTGGGACAGCTTGGTCCCCTGCCCACCCCGGTGCCTCCGCCAGGTTCGCCATTCTGTGTCTGCAGCTGGCCTCTATGCTTGCCTACGTGGTCAGCTACCTcttccccactgctgccaggcAAGACTTCCTCTCCATCAATCGCTCCTGGCAAGAGGACCAGCCCATCTCAGGGCCAGGGATCCCTGTGCCTGACCAGCAGAGAGTGGCAGAGGATGGTGAGAGCTTGCTCTCCCGCTTCTTTTACACCTGGATGAACCCCCTTATGAAGCGCGGCTACCAGCACAAGCTGAACCAGCCACAGGACGTCTATGTGCTTCCtcaccagctccaggctgcccaggtCTGCGACCGGTTCTACTCTTGCTGGCAGAAGAAGGCAGCTCTTCAGCAAGCAGAGGAGGAAACAGAGTCTCTTACCAGCCCAATCATTGCTGGAGATGATGGGAGCAGTGATGCTCCAGACAGCTCATACCATGCCCAGAAAGCTGTGCGCCTCCTGTCAGTCCTTCACGCTGCCTTCGGGCTTCGTTTCTACACCCTTGGACTTCTCAAGCTGGCTGACAGTCTGCTGGGTTTTTCAGGTCCTCTGCTTCTGAACTTGCTGGTGAACTTCATGGAGTCACGGCAGGAGCCCCTGAGCCACGGGATTCTATATGCCCTTGGGCTCTTTGCTGGCTCCTTTCTAGGCGCTCTCCTGCGGAGCCAGTTCAGGTACGAGATGAACAAGGTGGCGCTGATGGTGCGGGCCGCCGTCATCTCTGCCGTCTACCGCAAGGCTCTGCGCGTCAGTGGCACCAGCCTTGCCCGCTTCACTGTGGGGGAAATTGTCAACTTCATGAGCACGGACACCGATAGGTTGGTCAACTTCTGCTACAGCTTCCATGAGTTGTGGAGCCTGCCTGTCCAGCTTGGCGTTACCCTCTACCTCCTGTATGAGCAAGTGGGGATAGCCTTCCTGGGAGGCGTGGccctggcgctgctgctggtgcccatCAACAAGATCATAGCTAATCGCATCATGGTGAACAACCAGGAGATGCTGAAGCACAAGGACACACGGGTCAAG CTAATGACAGAGTTCCTGCGTGGCATTCGGGTGATCAAGTTTTACGCCTGGGAGCAGCACTTCAGCGCCAGGATAAAATCCTGCCGGGCTAAAGAGCTGCAGAAGCTGCGGATCATCAGTTACCTGGATGCTTTGTGCGTGTACCTGTGGGCAGCACTCCCTGTTGTTATCTCCATTGCCATCTTTGTCACCTATGTCCTGTTGGGTAACCAGCTCACTGCCACAAAG GTGTTCACAGCATTGGCCCTTGTTGGGATGCTTATTCTACCCCTCAACAGCTTCCCATGGGTGCTGAATGGGATCTTGGAGGCCAAAGTTTCCCTGGATCGAATCCAGCAATTCTTTGAACTCATGGACCAGGACCTGGAAGCTTATTATGCCCTAG ATAGCCCTTCAGATACTGCTACTGCCGTGGAGATACAATGTGCAGACTTCTCATGGGTGCCAGCTGAGGAGGAGAGCACCAGGCAGCCCTCATCCACAGGCAGTCTGCAACTGCACATTGAGAACCTGTCAGTGAGAAAG GGAATGCTCCTGGGCGTTGTTGGGAAGGTTGGCTCTGGCAAAAGCTCTCTGCTTGCAGCCATCACTGGAGAGCTCATTAA ACAAGGTGGACGAGTGTATGTTTGTGACCTGGAGCAAGGATTTGGTCTGGCCACCCAGGAGCCTTGGATACAGTTTACCACTGTCCGCAAAAACATCCTTTTTGGGCGGGAATATGATGCCAGGCTGTTCgaggaggtgctggaggcctGTGCCCTCTCTGAGGACCTAAAT attttaccATCAGGTGACCAGACAGAGGTGGGTGAAAATGGTGTGACACTCAGTGGGGGACAGAAGGCTCGAATAGCCCTTGCCAGAGCTGTTTACCAG GAGAAAGAACTTTACCTCCTTGATGATCCCCTGGCTGCTGTTGATGCAGATGTAGCCAAACACATTATGTGGAAATGCATTTTCGGAGTTCTCAAACATAAGACCAGGGTCCTTTGCACTCACAGGACAGAGTTTTTGGAGAAGGCCGATGCCTTGTTGCTGATGGACAATGGCAGGATAGTTAAGACAG GCACACCAGCTGATATCCTGCCACTTGTTGAAGCCTTCCCCAAGTTCAAGGATACAGACAAGAGGGATAAGGATAAAG CCCCTAATGAACAGGGACGGGAAGAGGCCATAAAGACGGAGGCAGAAGAACCAACCCAAAACCATAATCTCATCCacaaggaggaagagaagaaagaaggggCAGTGGCTTTTCAGGTGTACAAGGCCTATTGGATGGCAATGGGCAGTTGCTTAGCAATATCAATCCTCTTCTCACTGTTCCTGATGCAAG CATCCAGAAATATCTCGGATTGGTGGCTGTCATACTGGATCTCCAGCATATCCCAGACAGCAAATACCTCTGTGATGGCCTGCTCAGcttccctgccttccccagagctgcttctcttcTCCACTGCTGGGCTTGT ttCCCCCATTCAAGATCTGGACAAgaccccagcccctcccaaTGGCTCAGTGGATGTGAATTTCTACCTGATAGTTTATGGGAGCATTGCAGGGGCCAATTCCCTGTTCACCATTATTCGGGCGTTCCTCTTTGCTTATGGTGCTCTCCGGGCTGCCTCTGTCATCCACAACCGCCTGCTCCAAAGGGTTCTAAAG GCCACAGTCACCTTCTTTGACAGCACTCCAACAGGCCGCATCCTGAACCGCTTCTCCTCAGACCTGTACTGTGTGGATGACAGCCTGCCATTCATCCTCAACATCTTCCTAGCCAACATCTATGGGCTCTTGGGCATGCTGGTGATAATGACCTATGGCCTCCCTTGGATTGGTCTGGTCTTGCTCCCTCTGGCTGTAGTCTACTTCTTCGTCCAGCGCTATTACCGATTCACATCGCGGGAGCTGAAGCGCCTGCACAGCATCACCCTGTCTCCCATTTACACACACTTCTCTGAGACCCTCTCGGGACTGAGCACCATCAGAGCCATGCGGGCAACAAAGAG GTTTGAGCTGGAGAATCAGCTGCATCTGGAGCAGAACCAGCGCTGTCTCTTTGCCAGCAAAACAGTGATGGAGTGGCTGGACATCCGCTTGCAGATGATTGGGGTTGCTGTGGTTACTGCTATAGCAGGGATTTCCATCATCCAGCACCAGAAGCAGCTGGGAAATCCAG gacttgtgggCCTGGCACTGTCATATGCCCTGTCTGTCACACACCTGCTCTCAGGCCTCATTGACAGTTTCACTCACACAGAGATGATGATGGTGAGTGTGGAGCGGACAGAGGAGTACACCACAGACATCCCCATGGAGCCTCAGGATAAATTGGTCCAG GTTTCTGCTGACTGGCCAAGCAAGGGGCTTGTGGAGTTCCAGCAGGTAGTCCTGGTGTACAGACCAGGCTTGCCTAATGCACTTGATGGTGTGAGCTTCACTGTTTACCCTGGAGAGAAGCTGGGCATTGTGGGTCGCACAGGCTCTGGGAAATCCACCCTTTTCTTGGCCCTTTTCCGTATGGTGGAGATGAAATCAGGCCAGATTCTCCTCGATGGTGTTGACAGCCAGCTGGTGGGCTTGGAGGAGCTGAG ATCCAGGCTGGCCATCATCCCTCAGGATCCATTTTTGTTCAGTGGCTCAATCAGAGAAAACCTGGATCCCCAGGGAAAGCGGACGGatgctgagctccaggaggtgctggagcagtgcCACCTGTGGGATGCTGTTACTCAGATGG GTGGACTGGACAGCGAGCTgggagagaggggaaggagTCTGTCTGTGGGACAGAGGCAGCTGGTGTGTCTGGCCAGAGCCCTCCTGACACAGGCCAAG GTGCTGTGCATCGATGAGGCCACAGCCAGCGTGGATCAGCAGACAgaccagctgctgcagcagaccATCCGCCAGCGCTTCGCCGACAAAACTGTTCTGACAATTGCTCACAG GCTGAACACCATCCTGGACTCGGACCGCGTGCTGGTGATGCAGGCTGGgagagtggcagagctggactCACCGGCCCGCCTCAGCCAGAAAGATGGCTCCTTGTTCCAgcacctcctgcacagcaggcagcagtga
- the DLK2 gene encoding protein delta homolog 2, with translation MLRSFCLQLMSLIWILLAHHQLVQGDDCSERCNLAHGCCDQDGKCRCDPGWEGEYCEECVRMPGCLHGTCHQPWQCICHSGWAGKFCDKDIHICEHQSPCQNGAQCIYDRDGEYSCLCPEGFHGKDCEMKTGPCEKAGSPCKNGGQCQDENGFASNFTCRCLAGFVGALCEHDVDDCLMRPCANGATCHDGVNRFSCQCQVGFEGRFCTININDCASQPCKNGAKCYDRINDYDCLCPDRFTGKTCEISVPEPTWSPPYHPANHENAGGVKSTTSETPGVTEPEPIRTVVTGRRVANHSEKEPGGGLLKISVKEVVTQRDSGLSEAQLVTVLVFGVLTAVLVLITVLLMLRNWQRGRQRSNWCQSPSQAARKLQDQECQVGMLNTILIEPRKTTEL, from the exons ATGCTCAGGAGCTTCTGTCTCCAGCTCATGTCCTTGATTTGGATCCTCTTGGCCCATCACCAGCTTGTGCAAG GGGATGACTGCAGCGAGCGCTGCAATCTCGCCCACGGCTGCTGTGACCAGGATGGGAAGTGCAG GTGTgatccaggctgggaggggGAGTACTGCGAGGAGTGCGTGCGCATGCCGGGCTGTCTTCACGGGACATGCCACCAGCCTTGGCAGTGCATCTGTCACTCTGGCTGGGCTGGCAAGTTCTGTGACAAAG acaTACACATCTGTGAACACCAGTCCCCCTGCCAGAACGGGGCACAGTGCATCTACGATCGAGATGGGGAGTATTCCTGCCTGTGTCCAGAAGGTTTCCATGGGAAGGACTGTGAGATGAAGACAGGGCCATGTGAGAAGGCAGG GTCTCCATGCAAGAATGGTGGGCAATGCCAAGACGAAAATGGCTTTGCCAGTAACTTCACCTGCCGGTGTCTGGCTGGCTTTGTGGGGGCTCTCTGTGAGCACGACGTGGACGACTGCCTGATGCGCCCCTGTGCCAACGGGGCCACCTGCCACGACGGCGTCAACCGCTTCTCCTGCCAGTGCCAGGTGGGCTTTGAGGGGCGTTTCTGCACCATCAACATCAACGACTgtgccagccagccctgcaaaaATGGGGCAAAGTGCTATGACCGCATCAATGACTATGACTGCTTGTGTCCTGACCGTTTCACTGGCAAGACCTGTGAGATCTCCGTCCCTGAGCCCACCTGGTCTCCTCCCTACCACCCTGCCAACCATGAGAATGCTGGAGGAGTGAAAAGCACCACTAGTGAGACGCCGGGGGTGACGGAGCCAGAGCCCATCAGGACTGTGGTCACAGGGCGGCGTGTGGCCAACCACAGTGAGAAGGAGCCGGGGGGAGGGTTGTTGAAAATCTCTGTGAAGGAGGTAGTGACCCAAAGGGACTCAGGGCTGAGTGAAGCCCAGCTGGTGACAGTGCTGGTGTTTGGGGTGCTGACAGCAGTGCTGGTCCTCATCACTGTCCTGCTCATGCTGAGGAACTGGCAGAGAGGCCGTCAAAGGTCGAACTGGTGCCAAAGCCCTTCTCAGGCTGCAAGAAAGCTCCAAGACCAGGAGTGTCAGGTGGGCATGCTCAACACCATCTTGATTGAGCCAAGGAAGACCACAGAGCTGTGA